One segment of Mastomys coucha isolate ucsf_1 unplaced genomic scaffold, UCSF_Mcou_1 pScaffold23, whole genome shotgun sequence DNA contains the following:
- the Sdhd gene encoding succinate dehydrogenase [ubiquinone] cytochrome b small subunit, mitochondrial, whose product MAVLLKLGVFCSGQGARALLLRSQVVRPACVSAFLQDRPTPAWCGTRHIHLSPSHHAGSKAASLHWTSERVVSVLLLGLLPAGYLNPCSVVDYSLAAALSLHSYWGLGQVVIDYVHGDILPKAAKAGLLALSAMTFAGLCYFNYHDVGICRAVAMLWKL is encoded by the exons ATGGCGGTTCTCTTAAAGCTGGGCGTTTTCTGCAGTGGCCAAGGAGCTCGAG CTCTGTTACTCCGAAGCCAGGTGGTCAGACCTGCTTGTGTGTCAGCGTTTCTCCAGGACCGGCCTACCCCAGCGTGGTGTGGTACCCGGCACATTCACCTGTCACCAAGCCACCACG CTGGTTCCAAGGCTGCATCTCTCCACTGGACCAGTGAGAGGGTTGTCAGTGTTTTGCTCTTGGGCCTGCTCCCTGCTGGGTACTTGAATCCCTGCTCTGTGGTGGATTACTCTCTGGCTGCAGCCCTTAGCCTGCACAGTTACTG ggGCCTTGGACAAGTGGTTATTGACTACGTTCATGGGGACATCCTGCCGAAGGCTGCCAAGGCGGGCCTCTTGGCACTCTCAGCTATGACCTTTGCTGGGCTTTGCTACTTCAATTACCACGATGTCGGCATCTGTAGGGCGGTCGCCATGCTGTGGaaactctga
- the Timm8b gene encoding mitochondrial import inner membrane translocase subunit Tim8 B → MAELGEADEAELQRLVAAEQQKAQFTAQVHHFMELCWDKCVEKPGSRLDSRTENCLSSCVDRFIDTTLAITGRFAQIVQKGGQ, encoded by the exons ATGGCCGAGCTTGGTGAGGCGGACGAAGCGGAGCTACAACGCCTGGTGGCCGCAGAGCAGCAGAAGGCGCAGTTCACTGCGCAG GTGCATCACTTCATGGAATTATGTTGGGATAAATGTGTGGAGAAGCCAGGAAGTCGGCTAGACTCTCGCACTGAAAACTGCCTCTCTAGCTGTGTGGATCGCTTCATTGACACTACTCTTGCTATCACTGGTCGGTTTGCCCAGATCGTACAAAAAGGAGGGCAGTAG
- the Nkapd1 gene encoding uncharacterized protein NKAPD1 codes for MSRVPLGKVLLRNVIRHTDAHNKIQEESDMWKIRELEKQMEDSYQGTRRNTVPSSSSRMRSDGFDEESQRDYWRSKNEFSGALEDDFLKAKSWNKKLYDYESNIPDRWGHSGYKELYPEEFETDSSDQQDITNGKKTSPQVKSSAHESRKHKKSKKSHKKKQKKRSHKKQKKNKKEATDITADSSSEFSEETRASSTGKRKQPHKSKKKSRKKSPKKSLQLGGESDTSQSDDGSAASSSEEIEERDTKKTKRKKKEKSIRVPVPDPEVQERTSKRRNWKVATDTL; via the exons ATGTCACGGGTTCCATTGGGGAAAGTCCTCCTGAGGAATGTCATCCGACATACAGATGCTCACAATAAG ATTCAGGAGGAGTCGGACATGTGGAAAATCAGAGAACTAGAGAAGCAGATGGAGGATTCTTACCAGGGGACCAGAAGGAACACAGTACCCAGCAGCTCAAG TCGGATGAGAAGTGATGGTTTTGATGAAGAAAGTCAGAGAGACTACTGGAGGTCAAAGAATGAATTTTCTGGGGCCCTGGAAGATGATTTTCTTAAGGCTAAATCCTGGAACAAGAAGTTATATGATTATGAATCCAATATACCAGACAG ATGGGGTCACAGTGGTTATAAAGAGTTGTATCCTGAAGAGTTTGAAACAGACAG taGTGATCAACAAGACATtaccaatggaaaaaaaacatcTCCCCAGGTAAAATCTTCGGCCCATGAATCCCGAAAACATAAGAAGTCAAAGAAATCCCataagaagaagcagaaaaaacGGTCAcacaaaaaacagaagaaaaacaaaaaggaagctaCGGACATAACAGCAGATTCCTCAAGTGAGTTCTCAGAGGAAACTCGAGCTTCTAGTACCGGGAAAAGGAAGCAACCACACAAGAGCAAGAAAAAATCCAGGAAAAAGTCTCCTAAAAAGTCTTTACAGTTAGGGGGAGAAAGTGACACTTCTCAGTCAGATGACGGTTCCGCAGCTAGCAGTTCTGAAGAGATCGAGGAAAGAGACACTAAGAAAACCAAacggaaaaagaaagagaagagcatCCGTGTTCCCGTGCCTGACCCTGAGGTACAGGAGAGGACAAGCAAGCGGAGGAACTGGAAGGTGGCTACTGAT ACTTTGTAA